A segment of the Cotesia glomerata isolate CgM1 linkage group LG2, MPM_Cglom_v2.3, whole genome shotgun sequence genome:
GATTGACCCTTTTGATTGAATATAGATGATCGTAGTAGGTAGATCGTGGTATTACAGTAATGAATTATAGTTGGATACGAAGATTATAATAAACTTGCTTTTATTACACAgattattaactttttaatgtAAACGAGAATAACTCAGTAacgcaatttaacaaaaaaaacaaaatacttGTAATGATAGAATACTTATACTTAATATTAGAAGTTGACACAGTTTTATTGGCTGCGCATTTGGccccttaaattaaataaattaaaataataaactaaaaaaaatgaaatctaattaataaacaaaagggCGCTACCAGGATTTTTAATCACGGTACCTGGAACCggaaccagagctgagcttatcttacagggagagagagtgaaggaaggtgatctgaaataaataaattcttaattaacaatatatggccaaatttattaacaacaaaatgATTTAACAAAATGCGCTCACTCGCACTCACACTATAACAACTTAAGACTACAGCTTATTTCTACTACTCCCAACTTGACTAACTAACCAAACTGACTCAACTAACTCCACGACTTGACAGATTAATTACCCTGCACAGAGACTAATCGTATGCAAGAGCTCGTTAACTTGGCCCACAGGAGTAACGACCTAGTGACTAAACGTAGACCTAGATACTCCTGCAGCCTAACATACCCTGCTGCAGGACAACGATCCAGTGACTAAACGTAGACCTAGATGTCCTGCAGTTCACACACATACACTGCTACTCAGAACTGAAAATGACTTGTTAAAACAGCTGAATAATGAACtggttaaaaataatgaattcatgagagatttattaaaatctaaatcaCATGATATTAAAAGTTACTCTGAAGCAGTTAAATCTAATACTGTCATACCTCCTATTAttgttaaatcaaaaaataataataattaggaCACATTTAATtctgtgaaaaataatttaactttaaatactACAATGCCTATTAATAAGCTAGTTACTGATAAAGATAGTGCAGTTTCAGTTCAATGTAAAAACAAAGTTGATGTCACGCGAGTGAAATCAATTTTATCTGAAAAACTTGGTGATAAATTTGACGTGAATTTGCAGTGCCTAAAGTTTCCTAAAGTAAAAGTTGTAAATGTGGTCACTGAGTTAgacaaacaaaatttaattgacgACATTTATAATCGTAATTTTTTGGACTTCGACGGTGGTTTTAATGTGCTCTCGGATCACATGAATAAATCTGGTAAATGTGTATTGGTGCTTGAACTGTCACCGGAGGCATCTGTATCGATAAAAGCAAACGGTTTCTTCATCTATGTTGCACATCAAAGATGCAGAGTATTTGACGTCTTTGATGTTAATTTATGCTACAAATGCTGCCGATCTAAccatagttataaaaaatgttccaaTGATGTTAAATGTGCAGTTTGTGCAGGAGGTCATGAAACCAAGTCATGTAAAAGTTCCGAATTCAAGTGCTTAAACTGTGTATACtacaataaaaagtttaataaaaatcggTGTACAAACCACAAAGCTACAGATGCTAGTAAATGTGAATACTTAAAATACAAAGTAAATAAGTACATTGCATCAGTTGATTACCCAGTTGAACCTATTTTACCGACACTATTATGGTagataaaaacaatattgGTATTGACTTCACTTTGGAACAACAGTTTGACAACCTGGACGATGTGAATAAACACCTATGTGtcaataacaaatattatttgcattaatgtGAGAGGACTAAATACTAACTTTGAACGTCTAGagtgttttatcaaaacaTTGATTATGAAACCTGATGTAATTATATGCACTGAAACATGGAATTTGCcatgtttcaaaattttctccaTTAATgggtataatatttattacaatcaCAGCCATGTCAATAAAGCTGATGGTTTGGTGATATATGTTAAAGCCAATATTGATCATAATGTGCTAATCGAAGATAGAAATaacgttaaatttttatcaacggTAATTTATACCCAAAATGGTGATGTCATTAAAGTAACTGGTACCTACATATCACATGATGTCAACAAAGAATCTTATATTGAGACGATTGAACAATACATCGAAGGCAACAAATCATCTGTTAATCATGTTTTGGCGGGtgattttaacattaatataTTAAGTGATGAAGATGTATCCAACGATTTTTTgtccaattttttgaatagCGGTTATATTCCctattttaacaatataactAGACCTAGTCTTTCCGTAGATGGTGGTTCCTGTATAAACAATTTCTTTATcaaatctaatttaaataatataaactcGTTCATGTATACTAGTGCTTTTACAGACCACTACACATTATTTGTTTCAATTAGAATAGACAAAAGAGTAAATAAACCATTATTTTTACCttgtattaattatgataaactAAGTAATCTAAGTAATCAGATAAAATGGAACCTGTTGACACTAGAAAATAATCCGGATgttgcaataaataaatgaattttaattatacaagATCTTGTAAAAGAGTCGTATAGTGTTCCAAATAAGAAAACTAGAACTAAATTTAGTCCTAGGAAGGACTGGATCACAACGGGCATAATAACCTCGTgtaaaaagaaagaaatacTTTATCTAACttgaaaaaagaataaaaatagtataattCTTAAAGTAAAGTATAATAACTATTGTAAAGTTTTGAATAGAGTTATCAAACTTGCAAaacaaaattacttaaaaaatcaagtgaataattataaaaatgacagTACAAAACTATGGAACTTTATTAAACGTAAATTAGGAAAAAATAGtgataaaaaagataatattgaatttattttaaatgatgattacaaaataattgataagaGAGAGATCTCTGATCATTTTGTCGATTATTTTAGTGATATTGGATATAAACTAGCCTCAGATATTgacaaaaatatcaaatatgaaaaaaaaacttttgagccTAATCAATTCAGTATTTTTCTCAAACCTACTTCGATTGAGGAAATTGGGAAAACTATTAaggaattgaaattaaaatctgGGGGAATAGATGGTATAAATAGCAAAGtattaaaatgtttatcaaataaaattagtatacCTCTGgaacatatttttaatgtatgtaTGAATGAAGGCATATGGCCTagagctttaaaaactgcTGAAATAATACCTTTGCATAAAGCAGGTGACAAAGTTTTAGTTTCTAACTATAGACCAATTTCTCTTATATCTAATATTGCTAAAGTAAtggaaaaaattgtatattcgAGATTGGTAGACTTTGTAAACAAACACAAGTTAATTTCGGATAGACAGTATGGTTTTGTAAAGAACCATGGTACAAAAGAGGCTATCTCTTTTGTTACTGAATATATATACAACAATTTAGACATAAGTTGCCCAACTGTGATAGCTTTTCTCGACCTGGCAAAGGCATTTGATACTGTTAACCATGCAATTTTACTAGTCAAACTTGAAGCATATGGAATTAGAGGTGTTGTACTAGATCTGCTGAGAAATTACCTAAATGACAGAACTTAAACTGTAAAAGTGAATAACATATCAAGTAAGGAAAGATATGTAAAAGTGGGTGTCCCTCAGGGCACGATTTTAGGAccacttttatttattctttatattaataacatATTCAAAGTGGTTTTATGCAACTCACTAGTCTCATATGCTGACGATACTGCTGTCTTATGCTCTGCTAAATGTTGGTCGGATGTTCAGTCTTTAATTACTACTTGGCTGAATGATATTAACTTGTGGATGTGTGCCAATCAATTATCTCTAGGGGAAGGACGGGCAAAACGGAtatgttaatttgaaaatgaaataacaaatatatattacaatcatatccattcttaactttggctaataattttttgggtaattgaagtttataattaaagtaaaataaaaataataacaaagaaattcttcttcgaaattaaaaaaaaaaaaaaagtcaatattatcCGTTTTGCCCTACCAGGGCGGGCAAAATGAATACTCAGGTCGCGTAAAACGAATACTGAttggaaaatacatttcaatcaaaacaatcgtcgcaaaaatatcaaccgcgtcctgaatatgaagaaaaaaaatcaaatctgcATCGTCCTTAACAACATTAAACTAAGTACTGTATActtacgatttaaaattttattttttttcctaaatttcaatatttataaaaaaaaattcccacaaGTATGCAAAACCAAAGCTTTATCGATAACGGTAAGTGTAGTTACATAATAGATTGATAGATTGctgtctaaaatgtttctatcgaccgaccagcgatttaaaacgattattcattttacccgCCCTCTCCGTCTTGCCCGTCCGTCCCCTAAATATAGATAAGAGCTCGTTTATTACTTTTGGATGTTATGTTGATAGTGTCCCAactgaatttaaattatatctagTCAATAAGGAGCTAAAAAGAGTTCAATTCTACAAATATCTGGGATTGATCATTGATAGTAGACTAAAATGGGACTATCATTCcaaagatttattaactaagttaaaattttttacatatggggtattccatgccaaatcgaccacttttgaactcgaCCCCTTTAAATTTTGCTGAAACATTTCcattcttttctaccctttgaaaaacacttttgagaattttttcaaatttttttggccaacccaaaaaaagttatgaatttttcaaaaaaacggctttttattttcaaatagccataactttttagGCATCTACTTTTGGGgaccttttttaaaaatttttgttttaaatgaactttttgaaaaaatatatcagaaaattaaatatcatcaattcttcaaaataatcggCTTTTTGACCAAAACCGTTATTTTTGGAAGTtcgacagtttttttttttttttctcaaaaaaaacttcaattaataTGACAACTTTTCCCGTCCATCTCGGAGTGGctcggatttttaattttttattcaattgaaaaaaaattgtcaaattttgaaaaatggaaaaaaattttttttttctaagttatttctataataaaataaatgtaatttaaacgTTTTGTGGTATAATATCCTTAATTTATAAGCTTATAAAACGATAGTAAATACTAAGATTCAAATTTGAACATATCAGTAATATCGATAATCTAGGGTATGACAATTATGGACTTATCTATAGTCagtatactaaaaaaaaaaaaaactatacgCTAGTATGTTTCGATTCATAAGTAAGGCTGTCACGCTCATATCCAGACATAACCTGTTAACCTTTTGTGTGATGTAGTGAGAGATTTTTGTcattccattttttaaataagagaaTTATTGTTATAGTTGATTTGACCTTGTTTGAAAAGATAATTATCTTACTTCTACTCATCTACAGAGATTGGAATAATTTCATCGAGACATAATggcatcaaaaatatttttcgatcGTTGTTGTAATCCATTTGATTTAGAatcacattttaaaaaaaaaagtttacgtCCAGCGACTGACATCATGAAAGTCACGTTGGGATTaagtgataattatttattatgcagTTCGTGTCGAaacaaagttttaaaattggtaAAGGAACAAACAAATACTAGTAATGATACTACCGTTGATGCAAGTGATCATGAAGATGATTCTAGTGATAACAATGAGAACAGTGATGGTGCTGACAGTGATAGTAACACAACTGCCACAGATCTCCCGTTGTCCTCATCATtccgtaagttttttttaaaattatttatacattacTTGAATGCATTTTTAGCAGCTATACgattcattgtttttttttaaggttccTTGTCGTTTAATAGTGAACCCAAAGATTCACAATCAAGCTCGGCATCCCAAGTTAGTGCTGCAACTCAATTACCCAGTATAAACGATGCATTGCGACTATTAAATCAATCGCCAAttccttcaaaaaaattgaatgattatcaatttttgagtaataaaataaatcagacGTCTGacagcttgaaaaaaattttgctctcAACTGCTGACGAAGGATCAATTGATGACGATGGTGAAAATTTTCGTTCATTAATTGAAAAGCTGCACGATAAATTCAATGATAAAGAAACAGAAAAGTCTTTAAAGATACAAATCTTAACCTTGTTACCTGAAAAATGGGGTGAAAGACGTATTTGTAAAACTATGAATACATCAAGACATTTATCAAGAGTAGCAAAAAAGTTGGTTGAAGAAAAAGATATACTTTCAACACCTGAAACAAAATTAGGTAGGTATAGGACGACAATTACTGatcaaatattattgaaaattgcgAATTTTTACAACGATGATGAGTATAGTGCTTTGATGCCCGGCATGAAAGACTTTGTTTCAGTTCGAAATGATGATGGTAATCGGGTACACGTCCAAAAACGGCTTGTTCTGTCTAATTTAAAAGAACTTTACCAATGTTTCCGTGAAATAAACCCTGCAGagaaagttggattttcgaaatttgCTTCGTTACGGCCGAAACATTGTGTGTTAGCAGGAGCAAGTGGAACGCATACTATCTGTGTATGTACTATCCATCAAAACTTTAAGTTGATGATGCTTGGTAATTATCTAATTCAATAAAGTCACGTACAAGCGTTAGGTATTAAAACCAAGGTGCAGTTTAGAAACTTTTATACAGCCTAcagaagaatttattgaaaacctTTGTAGTGAATTGAAAGTTCTTCTACCTCACTCATTCATTGCAAAAGAACAAgctaagtttttaaaaacattaaaggAAACACTAAAACCAAATGAATATGTCATTATTTGTGATTTTGCAGAGAATTATGCGTTCGTAGTACAAAATGCAGCATCTGGTTTTCACTGGAATAATGATCAGGCGACAGTTTTTCCggtagttatttattataaagtaaatgaCAAACTTGAACACAGAAGTTTAGTGATTATTTCAGACTGTAATAATCACGATGCTGTTGCTGTTCAtgttttcatcaaaataataacTGATTATGTGAAAAGTCTTCCTGAACGCTGTAACAAGATTTATTACTTTTCTGATGGGGCTCCTTAAcagtttaaaaactttaaaaattttgttaatttgtaCTACCATGAAGATGATTTTGATATTCCTGctgaatggcatttttttgcaaCTGCCCATGGCAAAGGTCCGTGTGATGGAATTGGTGGTATCCTCAAACGACTTGCAGCAAGAGCAAGTCTCCAGCTTGCGGTAGATAAACAAATAACAACACCTATAGGACTTTACGAATTGACTTCTGATCCGGATAACTTGCCAAATATCATAGTCAAGTTTTCTCCAGAAGAAGACTATAATACAGCATTGAACGACTTGAATGACAGATTTACAAAAACGAAACCAATTGTAGGAACTCAACAACTACATTGTGTAATCCCCGACAAAAATGGTTGtttgtatgtaaaaaaattctcaaactcTAATGAACatagaatttgtaaaatattgaaacgCCAGAGAGAacattaatgattaaattattatattgtttttgtaaaatcattaaaaattaacaatattaattaataagcttAGTATTTACTATCGTTTTATAAGCTTATAAATTAAGGATATTATACcacaaaacatttaaattacatttattttattatagaaataacttagaaaaaaaaaatttttttccatttttcaaaatttgacaattttttcaattgaataaaaaataaaaaaaaatccgagccACTCCGAAATGTACGGGAAAAGttgtcaatttaatttaagttttttttgagaaaaaaaaaaaaaaaaaaaacggtcgaacttccaaaaaataacggttttggtcaaaaaaagccgattattttgaagaactgatgatatttaattttctgatatattttttcaaaaagttcatttaaaaacaaaaattttaaaaaaaaaaaggtacccaaaAGTCGATgcctaaaaaagttatggctatttgaaaataaaaaagccgtttttttgaaaaattcataactttttttgggttggccaaaaaaatttgaaaaaattctcaaaagtgtttttcatagggtagaaaagaatgGAAATGTTTCAGCAAAATTTAAAGGGGtcgagttcaaaagtggtcgatttggcatggaataccccatatgTTTTCTATAAACttagtttatttatgaatagaaagactttaaaaataatttaccatGCAATGATTGAAAGTATTATTAACTACGGATTGATTGCCTGGGGTGGTGCTTATAGTACCACTAGAAATTCTATAGTATCAACTCAAAATAgactgattcaaaaaattattatagatgaaaattgtaatgttctaaatatacaaaaaacttTCATTGTGAACTCACTCATCTTCTATTTCAATGATTGCAGGCACAAACtttcaaatacttttttcaatactaGAAATAAGTCAATCTCActtcctaaaattaataaaaacatcaCAAGTCAAAGTGCAAAATACACGgcctttaaatattttaatttattactgaacgaattgaaatattttgccGGAACAACCAAATTACTGAAAATAAGTCTAATTCGATGGATAAAGCAATGTGACTTATGATTTTTCTCTAAACTactattatcaattaattatatatgtaaaCTAGCTTTCTtgatttgtattttaatttataccaGTCCTATGAACAGATGTTATGCATCTCTATAGGACAGATAagtcatttattatattatattatatattgattatctgtaatattttctggtttaataaataaataaaaataaaattaatgagcAATTAATCAGAGGAGAAGTAAACCGAGTATAAACCCCGCGGTCCACTCCTAGCCCACAGAGTAATTATTGATACCTTGATGAATATACGACGATCTAACTCACTACTCGAGATTGAAGTACTAGGTGTTGTTGGCTTCTGTCGATAGGTAACTACTCCGGGGATCGATCCCTCTTGACTTCTGTGGCACACTGTCTGGCGGTTACACTATTTCTCCCTGTCACAATGCCTGGCTCACCTATAATAACCCCAACTACCCCCTCCCACTCTTTCTttaggcccgaagatcgagacgtgccagtgctgcgtcgaacagttatcgatctctggcgacttatcgattcagggtaattttaccctgttacaaagtaaatgaaaattaataataagcaTGGTGAATAATCacctaatataaaataataaaattaatagaaatgatagaaaatattataataattaat
Coding sequences within it:
- the LOC123259016 gene encoding uncharacterized protein LOC123259016, which gives rise to MPINKLVTDKDSAVSVQCKNKVDVTRVKSILSEKLGDKFDVNLQCLKFPKVKVVNVVTELDKQNLIDDIYNRNFLDFDGGFNVLSDHMNKSGKCVLVLELSPEASVSIKANGFFIYVAHQRCRVFDVFDVNLCYKCCRSNHSYKKCSNDVKCAVCAGGHETKSCKSSEFKCLNCVYYNKKFNKNRCTNHKATDASKCEYLKYKVNKYIASVDYPVEPILPTLLCHVNKADGLVIYVKANIDHNVLIEDRNNVKFLSTVIYTQNGDVIKVTGTYISHDVNKESYIETIEQYIEGNKSSVNHVLAATDIMKVTLGLSDNYLLCSSCRNKVLKLVKEQTNTSNDTTVDASDHEDDSSDNNENSDGADSDSNTTATDLPLSSSFRSLSFNSEPKDSQSSSASQVSAATQLPSINDALRLLNQSPIPSKKLNDYQFLSNKINQTSDSLKKILLSTADEGSIDDDGENFRSLIEKLHDKFNDKETEKSLKIQILTLLPEKWGERRICKTMNTSRHLSRVAKKLVEEKDILSTPETKLGRYRTTITDQILLKIANFYNDDEYSALMPGMKDFVSVRNDDGNRVHVQKRLVLSNLKELYQCFREINPAEKVGFSKFASLRPKHCVLAGASGTHTICVLKPRCSLETFIQPTEEFIENLCSELKVLLPHSFIAKEQAKFLKTLKETLKPNEYVIICDFAENYAFVVQNAASGFHWNNDQATVFPFKNFKNFVNLYYHEDDFDIPAEWHFFATAHGKGPCDGIGGILKRLAARASLQLAVDKQITTPIGLYELTSDPDNLPNIIVKFSPEEDYNTALNDLNDRFTKTKPIVGTQQLHCVIPDKNGCLYVKKFSNSNEHRICKILKRQREH